The following proteins are encoded in a genomic region of Vibrio sinaloensis:
- a CDS encoding MaoC family dehydratase, translating into MKVADLFKHRGESNSKQHSEFMQWMTPTVREYWGEIVNKANNRHLFTRLRDFHAPAVNDEVEAPQPQAIELKPEAQKLYNELQAKLGEVIHIGAWFDVSQERINQFGQVTEDMQWIHTDPERAATDSPFKTTVAHGFLTLALLPKLTDSVDPDNNLFPTAKMIVNIGLNQVRFPYPIKAGSRVRAVSTLAKVTPIRKGLEIEREIKVEIEGVRRPGAVVTSVIQLHF; encoded by the coding sequence ATGAAAGTCGCTGACTTATTTAAACATCGTGGTGAATCAAATTCTAAGCAGCATTCTGAGTTTATGCAGTGGATGACTCCAACTGTGCGTGAATACTGGGGAGAAATTGTCAATAAGGCTAACAACCGCCACCTGTTTACTCGTCTGCGTGATTTTCATGCTCCAGCGGTAAACGATGAAGTTGAAGCTCCCCAGCCACAGGCGATCGAGCTCAAACCAGAAGCTCAAAAACTTTACAACGAGTTGCAAGCCAAGCTAGGTGAAGTTATCCATATCGGTGCATGGTTTGATGTGTCGCAAGAGCGGATCAATCAGTTCGGACAGGTCACTGAAGATATGCAGTGGATTCATACCGATCCTGAGCGCGCGGCAACGGATTCACCGTTCAAAACGACGGTCGCTCATGGTTTTTTGACGTTGGCGCTACTGCCTAAACTGACTGATAGTGTCGATCCAGACAACAATTTGTTTCCAACCGCCAAAATGATCGTGAACATTGGCCTTAATCAAGTTCGCTTCCCCTATCCGATTAAAGCAGGTAGCCGAGTTCGTGCGGTGAGTACTCTGGCTAAAGTTACGCCAATCCGCAAAGGGCTAGAGATCGAACGGGAGATCAAAGTGGAAATCGAAGGTGTACGTCGTCCTGGTGCGGTTGTCACGTCTGTTATCCAACTGCATTTCTAA
- a CDS encoding DUF3612 domain-containing protein gives MPVSKSLIRQSHFLGTKIRNLRKRNHLTMEDLSARCIRVSPEYAPSVSYLSMIERGKRVPSIDMLEVIAEVFQKDPAWFLDDEPEQADITPDKGNRGGISGMALEPSFLFSNDILQIAIPEMLSQTGITGRQFAHLLIRAHQESNQNHFPDLERAAEEVGLKRLNLSAEDLMDIARSLGLTIRWVSQPPKDVVDELGVSAKQVVTSFFEPPGTIFLNEILKQYPTRLKYDLAVYIGHCVLHSKEGLKSVLSVGHANSWEEHNQSAPTSELNSQDILQAWRDFESSFFAGALLCPKVPFRQLLDRSGYEIDVHQKAGVSPSVAMRRMTVVSPYPHWHYFDAYGQNKLKAVYRGNGIPLPWGNMRKVNDPCQHWAVFRRLSEPQQGSSAQISILNVGDEPRIYCCESVNMTDPAGNNRVLCAGIDLNPAIDAQGGNSVELAEELKALCVGQGGSAPIPRHIQKEFTTIAKILNINWIERGLASDARVICSRGAVCPRKPSCYSGCQDA, from the coding sequence ATGCCGGTGTCAAAAAGCTTAATTCGTCAGTCTCATTTTCTCGGGACTAAGATAAGAAACCTGAGAAAACGCAACCACTTAACCATGGAAGATCTCTCTGCACGTTGTATTCGTGTTAGCCCAGAGTACGCACCTTCTGTTTCCTATCTCTCGATGATTGAACGCGGAAAACGGGTACCGAGCATTGACATGCTTGAGGTGATTGCCGAAGTATTTCAAAAAGATCCGGCTTGGTTTCTTGACGATGAGCCAGAGCAAGCAGACATCACTCCCGATAAAGGTAATCGCGGTGGGATCAGTGGCATGGCGCTGGAGCCGAGCTTCTTGTTCTCTAACGATATCTTGCAAATCGCGATTCCAGAGATGCTATCGCAAACCGGCATTACCGGACGCCAGTTCGCCCACCTACTAATCCGAGCGCATCAAGAGAGCAATCAGAACCATTTCCCTGATCTTGAGCGCGCAGCGGAAGAAGTGGGGTTAAAAAGACTGAACCTCTCCGCTGAAGACCTGATGGATATAGCGCGCAGTTTGGGCTTGACCATCCGCTGGGTCTCTCAGCCACCAAAGGATGTCGTTGACGAACTTGGCGTCAGCGCCAAACAGGTGGTCACCTCTTTTTTTGAACCGCCAGGCACTATCTTTCTCAATGAGATACTAAAACAGTACCCGACACGGCTTAAATATGATTTAGCGGTCTATATTGGTCACTGTGTTCTGCACAGCAAAGAGGGACTAAAGAGCGTCCTGTCGGTGGGTCATGCCAATAGTTGGGAAGAGCACAATCAAAGTGCGCCGACATCGGAGCTAAATTCACAAGACATCTTGCAGGCGTGGCGCGACTTTGAGTCGAGTTTTTTTGCTGGCGCGTTACTGTGCCCGAAAGTGCCGTTTAGACAGCTTCTAGATAGAAGTGGTTACGAGATCGATGTTCATCAGAAAGCGGGGGTTTCTCCTTCCGTGGCGATGCGCCGGATGACCGTCGTGTCTCCTTATCCCCATTGGCATTACTTTGATGCCTACGGTCAAAACAAGCTTAAGGCGGTGTATCGCGGTAACGGTATTCCACTACCATGGGGGAACATGCGCAAGGTCAACGATCCATGTCAGCATTGGGCCGTATTTCGTCGCTTGTCTGAGCCGCAACAAGGTAGCTCAGCGCAAATCTCTATCTTGAATGTGGGGGACGAGCCAAGAATCTATTGCTGTGAATCGGTCAACATGACAGATCCTGCTGGCAACAATCGCGTGCTGTGCGCAGGTATCGACCTTAACCCAGCGATTGATGCGCAAGGCGGAAACTCGGTCGAATTAGCAGAAGAGCTGAAAGCGCTGTGTGTTGGTCAGGGCGGCAGTGCACCGATTCCGCGTCATATTCAGAAAGAGTTCACGACTATCGCTAAGATTTTAAATATTAATTGGATTGAGCGCGGACTGGCCTCTGATGCTCGAGTGATTTGCTCGCGCGGTGCCGTGTGTCCGAGAAAACCGAGTTGCTATAGTGGTTGCCAAGACGCTTAG
- a CDS encoding DUF962 domain-containing protein, translating to MKDLSQWLKEYGESHQHPVNQKIHKVAVPGIFLSVVGLLWSIPSIPLYGLNLNWVWLALVPTMVFYYRLSLSVFLMMLGFSLACISLIWSLELLQISVLLVSLVLFAVLWLLQFVGHKIEGKKPSFFEDVQFLLIGPIWVFRKR from the coding sequence ATGAAGGATCTGTCTCAATGGCTAAAGGAGTATGGCGAGAGCCATCAGCACCCAGTCAATCAAAAAATTCATAAAGTCGCAGTCCCCGGAATTTTTTTGTCGGTGGTGGGCTTGCTGTGGTCGATTCCGTCAATTCCGTTGTATGGCCTCAATTTAAATTGGGTTTGGCTCGCTTTGGTCCCAACTATGGTGTTCTATTATCGCTTATCACTTAGCGTGTTTCTGATGATGCTCGGTTTCTCATTAGCATGCATCTCACTTATCTGGTCGTTGGAACTGCTGCAGATTTCGGTGTTGCTGGTGTCGCTGGTCCTATTTGCGGTTTTGTGGTTGTTGCAGTTTGTTGGCCACAAAATTGAAGGGAAAAAGCCTTCCTTCTTTGAGGATGTGCAGTTTCTTTTGATCGGGCCCATTTGGGTATTTCGCAAGCGCTAG
- a CDS encoding diguanylate cyclase — MAYRLGKHYFIYSLFVISFIFSIVMVESLDRSQKSFLRDSLLAKAKEELSIVRSQIETAIVSDVYVANSLSTLVAANQDFEFSGWALIASSVMRKSRHVELIGLAPNDVIEHIYPLKGNEKALGLDYRTIPEQWRTVKKAQQIQEIFIAGPVNLVQGGRALIVRVPIFTDPPYNTRYWGVCSVVISLSSLFTDAGIASFEFKHNLAIRGADSKGMDGDLFYGEQSTFDNAFAVESVHFPYGSWVLAASAKQNLLANSAWYRVHIVRLMGYPMILLLVMAFALTYRLFITASKRSLQDELTHLPNRRYFMYTLNEHFEAMKKGTSTDSFAILNIDLDQFKAINDTYGHSAGDKVLIATAERLKSVLRMSDVVARLGGDEFLILLSRIEKVEDIDIINIELQKAICQTPVIYEHHLINLKVSIGYAVYRPEFKDIDEMLKLADQRMYEEKRRQKQRTLTD; from the coding sequence ATGGCCTATCGCCTTGGCAAGCACTATTTCATCTATAGCTTGTTTGTTATTTCATTCATTTTCTCTATTGTGATGGTGGAGTCGCTTGATCGCAGCCAAAAATCCTTCCTTCGTGATAGCTTGCTTGCCAAAGCCAAGGAGGAGTTATCGATTGTTCGTTCTCAGATAGAAACGGCCATCGTCTCCGATGTATACGTCGCAAATAGCCTCTCCACGTTAGTCGCGGCCAACCAAGACTTTGAGTTTTCCGGCTGGGCGTTGATCGCCTCCAGCGTGATGCGAAAAAGTCGTCACGTCGAGCTTATTGGCCTGGCACCGAATGATGTAATTGAACATATTTACCCGCTGAAAGGGAACGAAAAGGCGCTCGGTCTTGACTATCGGACTATTCCCGAACAATGGCGCACGGTGAAAAAAGCTCAGCAAATCCAAGAGATATTCATCGCAGGCCCAGTTAATCTCGTTCAGGGGGGGCGCGCTTTGATTGTCCGAGTTCCCATATTCACCGATCCGCCATACAACACCCGCTATTGGGGGGTATGCAGCGTGGTGATTTCCCTCTCTTCGCTGTTTACCGATGCGGGGATCGCTTCTTTTGAGTTTAAACACAATCTAGCCATTCGCGGCGCAGACAGTAAGGGCATGGATGGTGACCTCTTCTACGGTGAGCAATCAACGTTTGACAATGCATTTGCTGTCGAGTCTGTTCATTTCCCCTACGGCAGTTGGGTATTGGCGGCATCTGCCAAACAAAATCTGTTGGCTAATAGCGCATGGTATCGGGTTCACATCGTCCGCTTAATGGGCTACCCGATGATCCTGTTGTTGGTGATGGCGTTTGCCTTAACCTATCGCCTGTTTATCACTGCTAGCAAACGTTCACTGCAAGATGAACTGACGCACTTACCGAATCGTCGTTACTTTATGTACACACTCAACGAGCACTTTGAGGCGATGAAAAAAGGCACGTCAACGGACTCGTTTGCCATTTTGAATATCGACTTGGACCAGTTTAAAGCGATCAATGACACATATGGCCATTCAGCCGGCGATAAGGTGTTAATTGCCACTGCCGAGCGACTCAAAAGCGTGTTGCGCATGAGTGATGTTGTGGCGCGTTTAGGCGGCGATGAGTTCCTTATTTTGCTGTCGAGAATCGAGAAAGTGGAAGATATCGACATCATCAATATTGAATTGCAAAAGGCGATTTGCCAAACGCCCGTCATCTACGAACATCATCTGATCAATCTTAAAGTCAGTATTGGCTATGCGGTCTATCGACCTGAATTTAAAGACATTGATGAGATGCTCAAGCTTGCTGACCAACGTATGTATGAAGAAAAGCGTCGTCAGAAGCAAAGAACTCTCACAGATTAG